Below is a window of Thermoanaerobaculia bacterium DNA.
CAGGCGGGGCAGTCCGAGAGCCGCGGCGCGGTGCGGCAGATTTCGAGCACGCCGAGCTGGCAGATCGCGAAGTCGTACTTCACCGGATCGGCGGGATCGAGCCGTGCCAGGCGCGCCGTGATTTCCTCGGCGGTCTTCCAGTCGGCGGACTTGCGCCGGGTCAGCCCGAGCCGCCGGCTCACGCGGTGGACGTGCGTGTCGGTCGGGATGACGAGCGCGGAAGGGGGAATCTCCTTCCACAGGCCGAAGTCCATCGCGTCGTCCCGCACCATCCATCGAAGGTAGAGGTTCCAGCGCTTGCAGGCCGACCCGTCGGACGGACGCGGCAGCAGGAACTGCAAGGTCGCGCCGGGGAACGGAGCGCGGCCGGTCGCGCCGGGCAACGGAGCGCGGCCGGATGCCGACGGCGGCCGCCACGAGAGGACCTCCGTGCTGACGCGGTCGAGCATCCCGGCGACCGTCGCCTCGGGCGGAAAGCGCCGCTCGAAAAACCGTCCGACGGATCCTTCGCGGCGGATGCATTCGCCGACGATGAAAAGGAGGTCCGCGGCGTCCTGCGGTCCGTGGAAACGGTGCCGGAAGAACGAGAGCTCGCCGGCGGAGAACGTCCGCGCGGCGACGGTCTTCGCCGGGCTCGGCCCGAGCGCCTCGAGCAGCCCGCCGGCGTCCTTCAGGATCTGGTCGACCCGCCCGTACGCGAAAGCC
It encodes the following:
- a CDS encoding TIGR02757 family protein; protein product: LRDTLESLYRRYERSTGPDPIALVRRYAAREDREVAGWIASAFAYGRVDQILKDAGGLLEALGPSPAKTVAARTFSAGELSFFRHRFHGPQDAADLLFIVGECIRREGSVGRFFERRFPPEATVAGMLDRVSTEVLSWRPPSASGRAPLPGATGRAPFPGATLQFLLPRPSDGSACKRWNLYLRWMVRDDAMDFGLWKEIPPSALVIPTDTHVHRVSRRLGLTRRKSADWKTAEEITARLARLDPADPVKYDFAICQLGVLEICRTAPRLSDCPACPARRVCPTGRRRAAAGDFTAPSAAEGREEACA